Proteins from one Rhodospirillales bacterium RIFCSPLOWO2_02_FULL_58_16 genomic window:
- a CDS encoding lipoate-protein ligase B, whose protein sequence is MNHNSVELRVSDGLTPYPEAVAFMERRAGDIRSGRAPQTVWLVEHPPLYTAGTSAGPGELLEPERFPVFKAGRGGRYTYHGPGQRVAYVMIDLKRRGGDVRAFVRSLEEWAILTLALFGVRGERRDDRIGVWVEKEKGAEGKIAAVGVRVRRWVTFHGLAVNVDPDLSHFSGIVPCGISEYGVTSLRQLGVDCSLADVDDALAATFAEVFGMPIV, encoded by the coding sequence ATGAATCATAATTCGGTGGAACTACGGGTAAGCGACGGTCTTACTCCCTATCCGGAAGCGGTAGCTTTCATGGAGCGCCGCGCCGGGGATATTCGTTCGGGCCGGGCGCCGCAAACCGTGTGGCTGGTCGAACATCCGCCCCTTTACACGGCGGGAACAAGCGCCGGGCCGGGCGAGTTGCTGGAGCCGGAGCGGTTCCCCGTGTTCAAGGCCGGACGCGGCGGACGCTACACCTATCACGGTCCAGGCCAGAGGGTGGCCTATGTGATGATCGACCTGAAGCGGCGCGGCGGCGACGTGCGCGCTTTCGTCCGTTCCCTTGAGGAATGGGCGATCCTGACTCTCGCCCTTTTCGGCGTCCGTGGCGAAAGACGCGATGACAGAATCGGCGTCTGGGTTGAAAAGGAAAAGGGAGCGGAGGGAAAAATCGCGGCGGTCGGCGTGCGCGTCAGGCGATGGGTCACCTTCCACGGCCTCGCCGTCAATGTCGATCCGGACCTGAGTCACTTTTCCGGCATTGTCCCTTGCGGCATTTCCGAATACGGCGTGACATCCCTCCGGCAACTCGGCGTCGATTGCTCGCTGGCCGATGTTGACGATGCGCTGGCCGCCACCTTCGCCGAGGTTTTTGGAATGCCGATTGTCTAA